Part of the bacterium genome is shown below.
GCAGGCAGGGGGGATCACATACTATCGGAAGAAATTATCAATTCTGATTAAAAAGGTTTCCTATGCTTATCAAACCGGATAACCGGATAAAATAATAAGGTCCATTAATCCTTATTATACACGAAAATATTTCACCATAAAGACACAAAAAATCATAAGAGATTGTTATTACTATTATTAGTGACAATTAATCGCCACATCTGGAAAAAATATTTAAAAAAAACCAATCCGTGTAAATCCGCGTTCTATGGTCGGGTTATAAAGGTTTTACCCTCTTTTTAAGAGAGCCCGCTTATACCTGCCACCCCACGATCGCACAAAATCCGGTCCCCAGCAGAATAGCCGCAAGCACACTCCACCCGGTCACCGTCCGCCAGCCCTTGCCTTTCAGCGGAATCAGGCTCAGCGGGATACCGACTGCAATATGCACCACGAGCGACAGGGCGGTTATCCACTGGAAGCTCAATCCCTGATCCCCGGTCAGAACATCCCAGTAGGCGATCACTGCCGCGGCTGCGAGACCGTATATGGCCCCGACGATTGTCCCGAACGATGTCGCGAACGGCACAAACAGTGCCATGAAAAAAAGACCGAAGAGCGGGCCGATAAACAGACCGTTGGTCTTACTCGTTATCTCGGTGACATTGCCGGGCACTTTGTCCATGAGCGAGCTCATGAGAACGATGGCGACGCCGATGCCCCATGTCAGATATTTTGCCTGTCTGACATCGAAGCTCTGGTCATGGATTTTTTTCCTGAAACGGTCGATGAAATCGACTGTTATGATGCTGACAATCGAATTGATGCCGGAATCGAGGCTTGACATCGCCGCGGCGAAAATCCCCGAAACAATTATCCCGGCGGCTCCCGCCGGCATGTAGGTTGCAATGAAATCGGGGAAAAGGTAATCGGCGCCGGTAAACAGCGCATCGCCCCTGCTCTGGTATTCGGGTAGTATCCGGTAAAATCCCAGCAGGGCCATGCCGACCACCGAGAGCACGATGACTATGGCGGCATACGCCAGCGAGGAAATGAGAAACGAACGGCGTGCTTCCTTCACATTTCTCGTGGAAAGATACCGCTGGATAGCCATCTGGTCCGAACCGGCGGTGCAGAGCCAGTAGAAAACCGCATAGACCATCCCGCCGGTCACGGTGGCACGGATGTGAAGATCGAAGCTGAACAGCGGCTGCACCTGCCAGTTCGGCTGCCATCCGATGGGCCACCATGCGCCTGTACCGCCCATTTTAATGGTGATTATGATAACCGTCAGGAACGCGCCGACCATAAGGGTTAAAAATTGGAGCAGGTCTGTAATCACCACAGCGCGAAGACCGCCGAGGGCGGTATAAATGACTGCGATAAATCCTGATATTATAACGACATAAGACAGCATTGCGGATGGCCAGCCGAGCATGACCACGACCGCTTTCGACGACAGGTAGATGAGGAGCGCCATCCATGACAGGCGGACCAGTATGAATATGACCGCGCCGCAGAGCCGAACGGACAGGCCGATGTTTTTTTCCAGCAGCTCGTACGCGCTCGTGATCCTGAATTTCATAAACGCCGGTATCAGCAGATACCCGACCGGTATGAAGTAGAGCGGAATGGCGATAATCGACCAGAGATGCGTCGGGCCGTACCGGATCATCTCACCTGGTTTCGACAGGTAACTGATGGTGCTCAGGATGGACGCTGTCAGCGAGATGCCGATGGCGAAAGAGCCCATGTTGCGGCTGCAGAGAAAATATTCCTCGGTCGAGTTCTGTTTACGGGAGTAGTACCAGCCGACGCCGAGCATGAAGAAGCCGTAGAGTCCTATCATGAGCCAGTCGAGCGCCTGCAAACCTCTCTGGTGAGGCGCGGGAATGTGCGCAGCCTCGCCTGCAAACGCTGAAAGCGGAAACATGGACAGGATAATAAAAAAAGCAATAAAACGGATTTTGTTCACCATATCGTTCTGATATTGAAAGTTGAAATGTATGATTTTCAACAGTAAAAACATATTTTTATGTCGGATAGGATTAATGTGACATTCCCCATCAATAGTGTCCGGATAAAATTCATATCAATCGGCATAATGTATTGAAAACGCTATGGTTTTCAATGAATCTCCCCAATTTTCGATGCAATATCTCTTATTTTCTGCAACAGCCCCCTTCGGTGCTTACGCGCCTGTTTCCCCCGGAGGGGGCAACATAGTGTGGTGCTTGCAGTTATGTCCTGCCCCTCCGGGGGAAGGATGTCCGCAGGACAAGAAGGGGGCTTTTTCTAATAATCCGGACTTTTGCAAACACCTCGCGTGATAAATTTTGATAAATCTTGTTATCACGAGTTTATCTGAAAATGCATCTTTAGTTCCCGGTGCTGAAGCCATGGTCTGATGACGGGAATCCCTGTAACATCGTCATTCCCGAATCTTTAATCGGGAATCCATTTGCAGCCCGCATACATTTTCATCCTTCGTTGCGGCTATCTATAGTCATGGGGGTCTATTCGTAAAAAAGCATTACATCACAAGGACACAAAAGCACAAAGCGATATAATATATTATTAATACTATCTTTAATAACAATTTATCGTTTACATCAAAAAAGTTGAAAAAAATCCGCGTTAATCCGCCCGATCCGCGAAAATCCGCGTTCTATTAAATCTCGTGACCAGGTCGGATTTGTTCATACGCCACATCGCCCGTGTGCTCACGGAAGCAGCACGTCATCCTCCAGCAGCGCTTCCCTCACCGAGCCATAATCGAATACATTCGGGTCGATTCCGCGTTTGACTGAAAGCGTCGCAAGCGTTCCCCCCGCCTGACCGATAGCCATGGCGATTGGTGAAACCCGCAGCGCCGCGGAGGCTTCGTGCGTAGCGCCTATAGCCCGCCCGACAACGACGAGGTTCCGCGGTTTTTCCGCGAGCATGGCGCGCATGGGAATCGAATAGGAAGCTTCGGGCCGCAGATGTGTCGTTCGCGTTTCAGCCTTGTCGGGTGAATGGATATCTATCGGATATCCTCCAATGGCGACAGGGTCGGGGAACGTCCGCTCGTTGACGAGGTCATCGGCTGAAACGACATAGAGCCCCTCGATGTGACGGGATTCCCGGACGCCGATATGGACCGATGTTCCGAGGTTGACTGCATCTTCGAACCCCGGGCATCTGCGTCTGAGAAAGTGAAACAGCTCCATGCACTGATTCCGTCCGGTCGTTTCCGCGCGGCTGACATCCTCCGGGCTTGTCGGATCGAGACCCTGGATGCGGGAGGTGTTGACTATGACCGTGCCGGGAACGGCGGTCTCGAAAAAGAGCACGAGCTCGCGGGGAATGGTGATTTCGCCGCTTGCCTTAGCCGCTTCCCATTCGGAGAGATATCCCGCCAGACTCAGCCGGGGCGTCCGTTTCAATCGTTCCAGTCCCTTACGGGCGCCGAAGGTGAAGTGAAAATCCTCGGGATGGCTTTCCGCATAAGCCCGTACCGCGACGGTATCGACATTGCCCACCTTGAGATTCATGGTCATGGGCTGTGTCGCGCCGTCCGATGTTCTGCCCTTCACGCAGGGGACACCGGCATTGTAGGCAAGATCGGCGTCGCCCGTGGCATCCACGAATACGGCTGCTTCGAAAAGGCTCAGCCCCGATTTGTTGCAGATTGTCACCGACCCTATCCGGTCGTTGGTCACGGTTGCTCCGGCGAACAGGGAGTGGTAGAGGATGCTGCCGCCCGCTTCTCCGAGCATGGTTTCAAGCTCGATTTTAAGACATTCGCTCTCGAACGGGGTCACCGTGCTGCAGTAGGTGATGCTGTCGGGTATGTGTCCGGGGCTGGCGTCATGTGCGCCCAGACGGTCGATGAGCTCCTGGGGAATGCCCCTGACAAGCTGTTTCCCGGCGCCGTTGTGGAAGCTCATCATAGGGCCGACGCCCATGGCGGTAAGCGCGCCGCCCATGAACCCATGCTGTTCGACGACGAGCGTCCTTGCGCCGTGGCGGGCTGCCGCGATCGCAGCCATGGAACCCGAAACTCCGCCGCCGATGACGATGACATCATACCGGCCGCCGGAGCTGACAGGCATTGATATGCTGTTCGTTGCGGCTATGATTTTCATCAGATTTTCCGTTCCTGTAGAATGGTGAATCCGGGTATGAACCCGATTAGTAATCCGGTGATTGACGAGTGACTTCTGACTGTTTCATACCGTGAGCCGCCCGGCATTGAAATGCCGGTCTATTGTCGAAAAGTCCCGCCGGGACTCTTGAGTACAGCCGGCCAGAGCGCCGGAGGCGCTTTTCGGTAATAGCCCGGGGATTCATCCCCGGGAGACAAAATCATGTTATCCTTCCGGGATTATATAATAATCTCTGGTGTTGTCATGCCTGGTATATTCGGCATGTGCGCCTCATTTACATATCATTGTTTGTCTACCGGAGCAATAATATAGGCACAAGGCAACCGGGTATGCAAACAGTTATGCATCCTGAGTATGTATCGTTGTGTTTTTGCTCCGGTGGCTTCACATCGACATCGGTTTGTGTCATGCCGAACCTGTTTCGGTATCTATTTGAAACACCGGTAACATTATTTATTCGCCGGAACAATAACCTGAATTTTTTATCTGAAAATGCATGTGCAGCTCCCGGTGCTGATACCTCGGCTTGGTGTCGTTAGTCGCCGAAACGACGTCATTCCCGAATCTTTAATCGCTTGGGGTTTAATTCCCCGAAGCTTGCTTCGATTCCTTATCATTATTTTGGTATTGATACCTCGTAGCTTGCTGCGAGGTAGTTCATTCGGGAATCCATATATATCTGCATATATTCTTCATCCTTCGTTGTGATTTTCTATAGTCATAGAGGTTATCGTAAATGTATTTCATCACAAGGACACAAAGCGACATAATATATTATTATTACTATTTATAGCAACATTTTATTGGCGATATCGAAAGAGATATATAATAAACAAATCCGCGTAAATCCGCGTTCAAATATAATTCATTAATAGATCGGGTTAAAACACTGATAACACTCTGTATTCGCCGGAGTAATATTATCGGGAATAATCCGTGCATCGGAACAATTTGCAAATCATTTGCATATACAATATATTATCCCCATGAACGGTACCGAGACAAAACACCTGTTGAGAAACAGGAATATCCGTGCAACGGCGAAAAAGGTCGCTATTCTCCGGGCAATAATCGAAAGCGGGCGCCCGGTCAATGCGGACGAGCTCCACGCCCGTGTTTCGGAGGTTATCCCTCTCGACCTTGCCACCGTATATCGAACGCTCGCGGTGTTCCATAAGTCCGGGCTCATCCGTGAAATCAGCGATCCCACCGGCGTGCTGTATGTCGAGGCTGCGATGAGCGGTTATCCCGTTCATCCGCATTTCAGGTGTCTGAAATGCATGAAACTGTACTGCCTTCGTGAATGCTCGTGCGATGAAGCGGTTTCGGTTCGGCAGGTTGATGAGGGGTTTGACGTTCAGGAGATTTCGGTCACATTGAGCGGTATTTGTAAGCAGTGCAACCGGAGGGAACCGTGAGAAGTGTCGTTTCGAATGTTCGGATTTACGCTGTGATTCTGCCCGTTCTGATGGCGCTGTCCGGTTCATGGTCATGGGCGGAGACACCGGTTCAGGTTACGGTCAGTATTCTGCCGCAGAAATATTTCGTCGAAAAAATCGGCGGCGACCGTGTGAAAGTCGCCGTCATGGTGCCGCCCGGAGCGGAGCCGCATGCGTTCGAGCCGAAACCACAGCAGCTCATCGCTCTCTCGAATTCGAGGATTTATTTCGCGGCAGGTATGTCCTTCGAACAGTCATGGCTCGACCGTTTCAAGGCCGTAAACTCCACGATGCGTATCGTTCATACGGATGACGGGATCGATAAAATCCCCATGGATACGGGAGATAAAAACGAACGGGAGGAACATTCGGGTCACGATGACCTGTACGATCCCCATGTATGGCTTTCGCCGCCGCTCGTCAGAAAACAGGCTGAGCACATCTATACCGCTCTTGTTTCCGCCGATCCCGGAAACAGGGAGTTTTACACCGATAATTACAACCGTTTCCTCGGGGAGCTGGACGACCTCGACAGGTATCTGAAAGAAAGGCTTTCGGTCGGGAGCGGACATACGCGGTTCATGGTGTTCCACCCCTCATGGGGATATTTTGCCCGTGCGTACGGCCTCGAACAGATACCGGTCGAAATCGGGGGAAAGGAGCCCAAACCGGCTGATCTCGTCCGGTTGATCGATACGGCGAAACGGCTCGGTATAAAAGTCGTGTTTGTGCAGCCGCAGTTTTCGGACAGGAACGCACGGACGATTGCCGATGCCATCGGCGGGAAGGTGATTTATGCCGATCCCCTCGCGGAGAACTGGGAGCAGAACCTGAAGGATGTCGCGGAGAAAATGAGCGCCGCGCTGAGGTGACAGAATATGACCGTACCCGATATCGAATTGAAGGATGTCCGGTTTTCATACAACGGTGAAGCGGTTTTAAAGGACATAAATCTATCCGTCGACCGTAACGACTTTCTTGCCGTTATCGGGCCGAACGGCGGCGGAAAAACGACCCTTCTCAAGCTCATACTCGGCATCCATGCCCCCGACCGCGGGATCATTCGTGTATTCGGCGATGAGCCCGCCAGGGCTGCAACCCGTATCGGGTATGTGGCGCAGGATACCTCGTTCAACAGGGAATTTCCGATTACAGTGCTCGATGTAACCCTCATGGGAAGGCTGGCGCACAATACATCCCTTCGCCGTTTTACCCGTGAGGATGTGAAGATAGCCCAAAGAGCGCTGGAGACGGTCGATATAGCCGAATATTCCGGAAAGCGCATCGGTACCCTTTCGAGCGGGCAGCGTCAGCGGGTTTTTATTGCACGGGCGCTGGCGACCGAATCAGATATCCTTATTCTCGACGAGCCCACCGCGAGCATCGACATGGAAGGGCAGTCGAAGATATATGAAATACTGAAGGAATTGAACCGGTCCATGACCATCATCGTTGTCAGCCATGACTATGCGCTCACACTCGGATTCGCCAAGACGGTGGCCCATGTAAACAGGACGCTCCATGTCCACAAATCACTCGATTTCACCCCCGAGATGATCAAAAAGCTGTCGGAATCTTCGCTGAGGCACATCTGCCCTGTCGAGCTCATCACCCAGGGATATTTCCGCATGGGGAACCATGTTCAGGAGGAGAAGAACGTTGATTGAGGCGCTTCAGTTCGAGTTCATGCGGAACGCGGTCATTGCGGGGCTTCTCATCAGTGTGGCATGCGGCATTATCGGCGCGCTCGTTGTGGTGAACCGCATGGTGTTCATATCCGGGGGCATTGCACATGCCGCGTACGGCGGTATCGGGCTGGCGTTCTTTTTCCGATTGCCTCCGCTCCTTGGTGCGAGCCTGTTTTCGGTCGTCATAGCAATGATTATCGGCGCGCTGACCTTCAAAAACCGTCACCGCTCGGATACGATCATCGGCGTTCTGTGGGCTGCCGGTATGGCGCTCGGCATAATTCTCATCGATCTCACTCCGGGGTACGCAGTAGACCTCATGAGCTATCTGTTCGGGAGCATTCTGACGATTCCCGCCGTCGACCTATGGCTCCTGCTTGCGCTCGATGCAGTGATACTCCTCGCCGTGATCTTTTATTACCGCGACTTTCTCGCCCTCTCGTACGATGAGCAGTTCGCCTCGCTCCGGGGAGTTCCGGTGAAAATACTCTACTTTGCCCTTCTCGTTCTCGCCTCGCTCACCATTGTCATGACCATACGGCTTGTCGGGCTGATTCTCGTTATCGCGCTGCTCACCATCCCGACCTATATGGCGGAAAAAATGGCGAAATCGCTCGGAAGCATGATGGTGTATTCGGCGATATTGAGCGCCGTGTTCACCCTCTCCGGGCTCTGGGTTTCCTATACGCTCAATATTACATCCGGAGCAGCGATCATCATGGTCGCAACTGTTGCATTTTTCATCAGTTATGGGATCGAATCATTGAAAAATTGACCGTTGCGCTGTGATAGTGTGTATATTCAGAACATAAGATACGGCGTAAATGCCTGAAAAGCGGGTACTGCGTTAAAAACGCGTGACCGTGACTCCTGTAACCCCTTGCCTGCACGAGATTTGCGGAAAATTCCTTTTGAAGAATGCACTGTTCATGGGCACCGGGGATGTTTTTTTGCATATAAATTCTTAAATGTAAGGTACTTATCTATGTTTTCACGAAATCGCTGAAGGAGTTCCCGTTTTTTCCAGTAATCACGGGGTTTCAGCGATGGCTCTTCCTGCAAATTCATTATTCATGGGCATCGGGGAGATATGAGATAAGCAAGTACGCTTAAATAACGAACTTACCCGATTGGCATATTTACCACGGTAAATCACATAAAAATATTTGGCGCGGCGATACGAAATTTTGCACGTACTTAAAATAAAAATTTCACGGTATGATATTATTTACTATTATGGGAAGCATATATATACTGATATTGCGGATTAACCGGAATAAAAAATAATTTTTCACAAAGCACGCAATGACCATTGGAAATAATTTTTTTGACAGGATTGACAGGATTGACAGGATTGACGGGATTGACATGATTAGCAGTTGTTCGGTGTTTATGGTTGTGAGAGAGGTGATGTAAAGCTATGGGATAGTACTCTCAGCGCTGTGAACCGGGATTGCCGTGATGATACCGGGATTTTCAGGATTACACGATCCAGGAATCAGCGTTTCAAGAAAAGCACACGAAAAGAAGAAATGAAACCACGGAGACACGGAGAATTAAAATGAATAAAGGAAAATATTTTAACCCGATCTATTCATGAATTATACTAGAACGCGGATTTGTTCTACAGTGGGCAACCACGGGGGGGTGCCCCTACAGCAACCACGGGGGGGTGCCCTAACATTTTAAAAAACATGCGTGAACAATAATTTCGTCATGTATACTATAATCTATTATGTCTCTTTGTGCCTTTGTGTCTTTGTGGTGAAATAGTTTTATGAATAACCTCCATGACTATAGATAGTCACAATGAAGGATGAAAAATGTATGCAGGCTGCAAATGGATTCCCGATTAAAGATTCGGGAATGACATCGTTACAGCGACTCCCGACACCATGACGAGGCTTCAGCACCGGGAATTGCAGATGCATTTTCAGATAAATCCGGGTTAATCCTGTCTATATTTTTTTTCTCTGCGTTTCTGTGGTTAATAAAAAAAGGCACAAGGCACAAGGCACAAGGCATAAGGGAAAAATCTGTGAAATCTGTGGCGATAAAAAAGGCATAAGGCAGAAGGCACAAGGCATAAGGCACAAGGCACAAGGCATAAGGCAGAAGGCATAAGGGGAAAAATCTGTGAAATCTGTGAAATCTGTGGCGATAAAAAAAGGCATAAGGCATAAGGCAGAAGGCACAAGGCATAAGGCACAAGGCATAAGGGGAAAAATCTGTGAAATCTATGAAATCTGTGGCGATAAAAAAAGGGCACAATGCATTGTGCCCCTACGTTTAAATCTATCTATGTCATCTGTGTAATCGGTGGTTTTTCTCCGTGTCTCCGTGTCTCCATGGTTGATTTTTAAAAAAACACATCCTGTTAATCCTGTTAATCCTGTTAATCCTGTCTAAAATATTTTTTCTCCGTGTCTCCGTAGTTTATTTTTAAAATTTTTTTATCCTGTTAATCCTGTTAATCCTGTCTAAAATATTTTTTTATTTACGCTTATCGCACCGCCACGCTCCGGACTTTTATCCGCTGCGCCTTGCCTGCGGGGCCTTCCACGGTGAGGACGACCACGAAATCGCCTGCTTTTTCATACTGGTGAACCGGGTTCTGCTCGTTCGATGTGGTGCCGTCATCGAAATCCCACAGCCATGATGTGATATTGCCTTGGGACAGGTCCTTGAAATAGACGAGCCTCCTGTCCATGTCGACAACCTCGAACGACCACTGCGCCCCGATGGCCGGAACGAATTTTGGTTCGAGCGGCATGAGCCTGAAGGCGACCTGGCAGGATGCGTTGGAATCCATCCGCGTTTTGTGGGACAGGTTCCAGAATCCCTCGTACTCCGAGTTGTTCTCATCGTAATCGAGCACCGACCACGACAGCCCGATGATGGTGTTCTCCGTGAGCTTTGACTCGACTGCCCGCGAAGGGCCGTCATATGGCGCGTAATCAAATGGGGTTATCCAGAATTCGAGGACGAGTTTTCCGCTCTCGCCTTCCTTGAAATTGTATGAATACGCATGATTGGCATAGGGGAGCTCCGCGATCCACGGCTGGCAGCCCCATACCATGCACCAGTCGCGGCCCTCTCCGGGCGGAGTGAAAATGTGGTAATTCTGAGCATGCACTCCCTTGAACCGGAAGTGGTTGTCTTCCCATGTCGTCAGTTGTTCGTTGTTGATGAACTGCCCGCCCGAAAGATCGCCGTCCACAACGACCTCGAAAATATCGCCGCGCTTGAAGTACATGTTCCAGTAATCGTCATAGGCCTCGTAGAGGAAATAGAGCCGGTTCAATCCCTTGACCCAGCCGACGCGGACTTTGATATCGAGGTCTTTCGGATCGACTTTCATTTCGTGATCCTTTACGGTGTCTGAAAGCTGGTCGGTACCGATGACGTAACTTACGGGGACGATATTCCAGTCGTCCGTCCTGCCGTCGATGCACGGTATCATCGTTGGTGGGAACTGGAAGATTTTGAACTCAATGTCAGGGCGTTCGAGCGCATACAGATGTGCCGCCCCCAGAATCATGATCACCGAAAACAGAGCCACCATTTTTTTTACCATACCTGATACACTCCCTGAAAAAAGGTTGAACTTGTTATATACGCTATAACATTATTTTTTTCCGGTAGTTCAATTACTACATAAAATATACCAAGAGGGCTATGAAAAAGTATCTTTTTTAACGCGCCCCATGACGAAATGTGTTGTTTAGTTACTGTCAAGGGTATGTAAATCGGTGGCAACTCCCCATTTTTTTAAGAACACTTTTTTTAGATGTTACTTCCTTTGCATGCCCAAAGGAAGTAACCAAGGAAAGGGCACCCGGTGAAAAACCTGTTTCCCCGGTCACTGCCCGTTTTTCGGGAATGTGTGAACTCACGAGCCTTCGGCTCGCTCGGACAGCACCCATTCTTTTTCCGAAAACCGGTTGTGACCGCGGGGTTTTTCAACGGGTATATAAATTCACAGGCATAAATTTTCCATACGCCGGGTCTAAATCCTTCGCCTTTGAGGCGAAAAGCATTAGCGCGATTTTTTATGACCCCTCTGTCACCTGCGGTGACATCTCCCCTTCAGAGGGGAGAGGCCGCTTGCGCGGTAAAAGGGAACAGAACGCGAAGCATAAAGCGCCGCAGGCTTTCCCCCTGTGAAGGGGGGATACCGGCAGAATGCCGGAGAGGGGTCTGTCTTCTGCGGCTTTAGCCGGTAGTGCTTTAATCATCGGAGCAATAATACTGGATTCCCAATTCACTTCGTTCCTGGGAATGACAATACTTGTATAATAAATTAGCGATTATGGGCTAACTGAATAACCAGATTATTTTTTTCATCAGAAAAGGATGTTTTTTATGTGCTTGATACAATGTACTATATACGACCGAAAAGCGCACGGTCAATTTTACTGTTTGCATGTCAACAGTAAAATTCGTATTCTATAAAGCCGATTACCAGACCCTCCACATGTGCAATTATTACATAAACTGTACTGTTTTTTCAGAGGTATTCAACATGAAAACAACCATTATAATCCCGGTGATTATCAGCTTTATAATACTTATGATATGCGTTTCATGCGGCAAAGACGAAAAAACGGAAAACACGCCGAATATCGCTCCTTCCCAGACCGTCCAGAGTCCCATGGGAAGAAAACCTGTCGAAATGGAAACATCGACCAGAATTGCCTGCGAATCCACCATTGGCGGAGGCTACGATATATATACCATGAGAGCGGACGGCACCGATCCCGTCAGATTGACAGCGAACCAGGGAAGGAATCGTTTTCCGGCATGGTCGCCGGACGGCTCGAAGATCGTTTTTGTCTCGAACCGGAGAATTCCGCAATTCTACGATATACTTATCATGAACTCGGACGGCAGCAATCAGACGAAAATAGTGGATGGATTCGGATGGAACGGTCATCCTTCATGGTCACCGGATGGTACGAAAATCGCTTATGACACGGGTATCGATAAAAATCTCGAAATCTATGTCATGAATACGGACGGCTCAAACAGGGTAAACCTCACAAGGAATCCCGACTGGGACAGTATGCCCTGCTGGTCGCCGGATGGCAGCAAGATTGCCTTTGTCTCGGAGCGTGACGGCAACCAGGAAATTTATGTCATGAATGCGGACGGGTCGAATCAGGTCAACCTGACCCGTAACGAAACGGGGGATTCCCTGCCGAGCTGGTCACCGGACGGTACAAAGATAGCGTTTGTGTCGGACCGTGACTTTGTACCTGTCGAAGATGTTAAACCGCCATCCCGCGACGAGGTTATTCTCGGCGATGAGTACCTCGAAAAGGCCATGAAAGCCAAGAGAAAGACCGATATTTTCGTGATGAACGCCGATGGCTCGAATCCGGTGAACCTGACGAACTATCCCAACAACGATACCAAACCCACATGGTCGCCCGACGGTTCCAGAATCGCGTTTATCTCGATCCGTAACGCCAAACGCGAGTTGTTTACAATGGCGGCGGATGGCTCGGATGTACAACAGCTGACAAAAAACGAGGATATGGAAGAGTATCCCGCCTGGTCACCGTTTCTGAAAAAATAACAGGATGCCTTGCGGGAGAGACGTGTTCCCGGGCTGTATGATGACAGGCAGAGGAGAAAGGCATAAGGGAAAAGGCAGAAGGCAAAAGGCACAAGGCATAAGGCAGAAGGCAGAAGGCATAAGGGAAAAGGCATAAGGCATAAGGCATAAGGCACAAGGCATAAGGCATAAGGCACAAGGCACAAGGCATAAGGCATAAGGCATAAGCTTTTGACAGGGCTATATCAATAATTCCGCAGTTTTTGAAACTCATCGACCATTGTCATGAAATTGTCGTACTTCGTCCCC
Proteins encoded:
- a CDS encoding zinc ABC transporter substrate-binding protein, whose translation is MRSVVSNVRIYAVILPVLMALSGSWSWAETPVQVTVSILPQKYFVEKIGGDRVKVAVMVPPGAEPHAFEPKPQQLIALSNSRIYFAAGMSFEQSWLDRFKAVNSTMRIVHTDDGIDKIPMDTGDKNEREEHSGHDDLYDPHVWLSPPLVRKQAEHIYTALVSADPGNREFYTDNYNRFLGELDDLDRYLKERLSVGSGHTRFMVFHPSWGYFARAYGLEQIPVEIGGKEPKPADLVRLIDTAKRLGIKVVFVQPQFSDRNARTIADAIGGKVIYADPLAENWEQNLKDVAEKMSAALR
- a CDS encoding transcriptional repressor translates to MNGTETKHLLRNRNIRATAKKVAILRAIIESGRPVNADELHARVSEVIPLDLATVYRTLAVFHKSGLIREISDPTGVLYVEAAMSGYPVHPHFRCLKCMKLYCLRECSCDEAVSVRQVDEGFDVQEISVTLSGICKQCNRREP
- a CDS encoding FAD-dependent oxidoreductase; its protein translation is MKIIAATNSISMPVSSGGRYDVIVIGGGVSGSMAAIAAARHGARTLVVEQHGFMGGALTAMGVGPMMSFHNGAGKQLVRGIPQELIDRLGAHDASPGHIPDSITYCSTVTPFESECLKIELETMLGEAGGSILYHSLFAGATVTNDRIGSVTICNKSGLSLFEAAVFVDATGDADLAYNAGVPCVKGRTSDGATQPMTMNLKVGNVDTVAVRAYAESHPEDFHFTFGARKGLERLKRTPRLSLAGYLSEWEAAKASGEITIPRELVLFFETAVPGTVIVNTSRIQGLDPTSPEDVSRAETTGRNQCMELFHFLRRRCPGFEDAVNLGTSVHIGVRESRHIEGLYVVSADDLVNERTFPDPVAIGGYPIDIHSPDKAETRTTHLRPEASYSIPMRAMLAEKPRNLVVVGRAIGATHEASAALRVSPIAMAIGQAGGTLATLSVKRGIDPNVFDYGSVREALLEDDVLLP
- a CDS encoding sodium-coupled permease; this translates as MVNKIRFIAFFIILSMFPLSAFAGEAAHIPAPHQRGLQALDWLMIGLYGFFMLGVGWYYSRKQNSTEEYFLCSRNMGSFAIGISLTASILSTISYLSKPGEMIRYGPTHLWSIIAIPLYFIPVGYLLIPAFMKFRITSAYELLEKNIGLSVRLCGAVIFILVRLSWMALLIYLSSKAVVVMLGWPSAMLSYVVIISGFIAVIYTALGGLRAVVITDLLQFLTLMVGAFLTVIIITIKMGGTGAWWPIGWQPNWQVQPLFSFDLHIRATVTGGMVYAVFYWLCTAGSDQMAIQRYLSTRNVKEARRSFLISSLAYAAIVIVLSVVGMALLGFYRILPEYQSRGDALFTGADYLFPDFIATYMPAGAAGIIVSGIFAAAMSSLDSGINSIVSIITVDFIDRFRKKIHDQSFDVRQAKYLTWGIGVAIVLMSSLMDKVPGNVTEITSKTNGLFIGPLFGLFFMALFVPFATSFGTIVGAIYGLAAAAVIAYWDVLTGDQGLSFQWITALSLVVHIAVGIPLSLIPLKGKGWRTVTGWSVLAAILLGTGFCAIVGWQV
- a CDS encoding PKD domain-containing protein yields the protein MVKKMVALFSVIMILGAAHLYALERPDIEFKIFQFPPTMIPCIDGRTDDWNIVPVSYVIGTDQLSDTVKDHEMKVDPKDLDIKVRVGWVKGLNRLYFLYEAYDDYWNMYFKRGDIFEVVVDGDLSGGQFINNEQLTTWEDNHFRFKGVHAQNYHIFTPPGEGRDWCMVWGCQPWIAELPYANHAYSYNFKEGESGKLVLEFWITPFDYAPYDGPSRAVESKLTENTIIGLSWSVLDYDENNSEYEGFWNLSHKTRMDSNASCQVAFRLMPLEPKFVPAIGAQWSFEVVDMDRRLVYFKDLSQGNITSWLWDFDDGTTSNEQNPVHQYEKAGDFVVVLTVEGPAGKAQRIKVRSVAVR
- a CDS encoding metal ABC transporter permease — translated: MIEALQFEFMRNAVIAGLLISVACGIIGALVVVNRMVFISGGIAHAAYGGIGLAFFFRLPPLLGASLFSVVIAMIIGALTFKNRHRSDTIIGVLWAAGMALGIILIDLTPGYAVDLMSYLFGSILTIPAVDLWLLLALDAVILLAVIFYYRDFLALSYDEQFASLRGVPVKILYFALLVLASLTIVMTIRLVGLILVIALLTIPTYMAEKMAKSLGSMMVYSAILSAVFTLSGLWVSYTLNITSGAAIIMVATVAFFISYGIESLKN
- a CDS encoding ABC transporter ATP-binding protein, which gives rise to MTVPDIELKDVRFSYNGEAVLKDINLSVDRNDFLAVIGPNGGGKTTLLKLILGIHAPDRGIIRVFGDEPARAATRIGYVAQDTSFNREFPITVLDVTLMGRLAHNTSLRRFTREDVKIAQRALETVDIAEYSGKRIGTLSSGQRQRVFIARALATESDILILDEPTASIDMEGQSKIYEILKELNRSMTIIVVSHDYALTLGFAKTVAHVNRTLHVHKSLDFTPEMIKKLSESSLRHICPVELITQGYFRMGNHVQEEKNVD